The Thermincola ferriacetica genomic sequence GTTTGGGTTTTTCGGTGCAAGACATATCTATTAAGGGGCTCAAACGTGGAGTGTATTTGCTACAAAAGGTAATTAAGTGGATTTATGGTCCGACCCGAAAGGTTCGGGGCAGTAAACATCCGGGCGATCAACCCAAAATTGTATGGATCAGCCGACAACAACTGCTCGAAAGATGGTTCCCTACCAATGATGAATTACTGGAAAATCTGAGCGAAAGCCCCGGAATTCATTCCGGGGATGAAGCGTCTCATTAACCAAGAATAATGCACATGGTATAATTGAGATATGCAGGAATTTAAGTCTAGTAGACATTCCAGACCCCTGGACCAAAGTCCAGGGAGGATGTCAAGGAGGACGGACTTATGGGAAAAGCCTTTTTTTCTAACTTTATTAGATTATGTATTTTGGTGCCTTTTCTGGTATTTACGGCCTGCTCATCATTATCCGCGGCTAACAAACCGGTTAATCAAGCCACAAGTTCTTTTGTTCCGGACCATATAGCCCTTACATGGATACTGGACCCCGGTAAAACTCAGACCATTTCATGGAAAACCGGGGCTTCAGTAAAGAAGGGTGTTCTCCAATACGCAAAATTGTCAGATGGGGCGGCATTCCTATATAAGGCAAGAACTATCAATGCCACAGTATATCAACTTTTATCAGACTCCGGAAGAATTAACATTGATTACGCAACAGTGAACGGTCTTGAACCCGGGAACACATATTTATATAGGGTCGGTGACGGCAAAAATTGGAGCAGTTTTCATTCGTTCAAAACGGAACCTTTGGTTACAAAGAGTTTTAAATTTTTAATTTTTGGGGACAGCCAGAGTGATGGCAACTACACCTCATGGAAGAATACAGTGCGGAGCGCTTACAAATTTAATCCTGACGCCAAATTTTTTGTAGTTGTGGGCGACCTGGTAGATCGCGGAACAAGCAGTGCCCATTGGAATGCGTGGTTTGAAGGCGCCAAAGGAGTAATTGATTCTATCCCGGCTATGGTTGTAAGAGGTAATCATGAAACCAACAGAGCATTCTGGTCCGCGCAGTTTAAGCTCCCCCAAAACGGACCTGATGGCGCCAAGGGCCTGACGTACTCTTTTGATTACGGGGATGCACATTTTGTAATGCTTGACAACATCGAAGAAAAAGAAATTAAAGCTTTAAATGCCCAAAAAGCATGGTTGGCTAATGACCTTAAAAACACAAAAAAAACATGGAAACTTGTATTTTTTCATAAACCTCCTTTCTACAGCAAAGGTAAAAGAGCAAACAATTATCTAAAGGCAGCTTATGGGCCAATATTTGACAGATATCATGTAGATGTGGTTTTCAATGGCCACGACCATGTAGTGGCAAGGACTTACCCAATGTATGGGGGTCAACCGGCTAAAAGCCCTTCTAAAGGTACAATATATTACATAACCGGTCGAAGCGGTTCAAAGTACTATAAAGATTCGTCCAGGAAAAGTTGGGATACATTTTTTTACAACCCAACTGACGAGCCCAATTACATCATAGCCGAAGTAAGTAAAAATAAACTTACATTAAAATCTGTTAAACAGGATGAAACCTGCATTGACACATATACGATAAATAAGTAACAAAAATTTACTGTTATTTCACCCTTCTTGTCAAACCACAAGTCTGCTTTGGACATGTGGTTTTTTGATAGCAAAAAGTATTTTTCCGTATTTTTCTATAAAGGGCGGTCCACAAACTTACCAATCGCGTATTCTATACAGCTTCCGGACAAATTTGCCAACGCCGCCACCAACGTTACGCTAAACATGCTAAGTTTGCCGGCTGCCACCAGATACCCGGAATAAGGCATTATCACCTCACTCGGTATAGAGATACAGGCGCTTTCCAACACCATAGTTCAGATATATGGCGAGTAATTATCTAATAATGATTAACTGACAATGAAAAGAAAATTAAGATTTCATCTTTGATTAACAGGTTTCGGTTTGAAAAAGGTGTTTTATTAAAAAATCTTCATTTATAACTCATTTTATTTTAATTTATTAAAAGTAAGATATTGTAAAGAGCCAAATTACCAAAGTCGGGTGCGATTGGCGAAACTTTATTAAAAGGAGGATGTCGTATGTTGGACAAATTCAAGTTGGTCAGCTTTTTAGTATTAGGTCTGGCTATTGTGGGTTGTGGAAAACAGACAACTGTGCACACCAATAACACGTCTGGCGTATCCAACCCAGTGGCCCAAACTTCAATTACTACCAATAAACCGTCGCAAACTCAAACTAAACAGACGCAGGCTACTACTGAG encodes the following:
- a CDS encoding purple acid phosphatase family protein → MGKAFFSNFIRLCILVPFLVFTACSSLSAANKPVNQATSSFVPDHIALTWILDPGKTQTISWKTGASVKKGVLQYAKLSDGAAFLYKARTINATVYQLLSDSGRINIDYATVNGLEPGNTYLYRVGDGKNWSSFHSFKTEPLVTKSFKFLIFGDSQSDGNYTSWKNTVRSAYKFNPDAKFFVVVGDLVDRGTSSAHWNAWFEGAKGVIDSIPAMVVRGNHETNRAFWSAQFKLPQNGPDGAKGLTYSFDYGDAHFVMLDNIEEKEIKALNAQKAWLANDLKNTKKTWKLVFFHKPPFYSKGKRANNYLKAAYGPIFDRYHVDVVFNGHDHVVARTYPMYGGQPAKSPSKGTIYYITGRSGSKYYKDSSRKSWDTFFYNPTDEPNYIIAEVSKNKLTLKSVKQDETCIDTYTINK